DNA from Xanthomonas hyacinthi:
GTGGGATCCCAAGTACCGGCGCAAGGACCTGGCCAGCTTCCGCACCCGCTATCTGCTGCCGGGCGACGGCATCATCAACGTCAGCTACCGCTTCCGCCGCGACCTGCTGGAGCAGACTGACGTGTCGGTGCTGTACCCGATCAACCCCACCTGGAGCCTGGTCGGCCGCCACTACTATTCGCTGGAAGACAAGAAGCCGCTGGAAATCATCGCCGGCGTGCAGTGGGACAGCTGCTGCCTGGCCGTGCGCGCATTGGCGCGGCGCTACGTGCGCAACCGCGAAGGCGATCTGGACACCGCGCTGCAGGTCGAGTTCGTGCTGAAGGGACTCTCCTCGCTTGGCCAGGACACGGACCGCGTTCTGCGCCGTGCTATTCTCGGCTACAACCGCGACGACCTGTATTTGGTCCCGCCCAGCAACACCACGACCGATCCGGACGCTTACGATCCGAACCTGATTCCATGACCAATACCCTCTCCGCTTTCCTCGCCACCTTGCTGGCGATCGCCGGCGTGTCCGCTCCGGCCGCCGCGCAACAAACCCAACCGCTGGACCGCATCGCCGCGGTCGTCGACGAGGATGTCGTCCTGCAGAGCGAACTGGATCGTGCCGTTCGCAACGTGAAGGCGCAGTATGCCGGCCGCGAAGCGCAGCTGCCGCCGGACAACGTGCTGCAACGCCAGGTGCTCGAGCGCCTGGTGCTGGTCAAGCTGCAGGTGGCGCGCGCCAACAGCACCGGTATCCGCGTCGGCGACGACGAACTGAACCGTGCCATCGGCAGCATCGCCCAGCAGAACGGCACCGACGTGGACGGCCTGCGCAAGAAGCTCGCCGCCGACGGCATGGCGTTCGACGACTTCCGCAATTCGGTGCGCGACGAGATCACCGTGCAGCGCCTGCGCCAGAGCTTCGCGCAGAGCCGCATCAACGTCAGCGAGAGCGAAGTGGACGCGGCGCTGGCGCAGCAGGCCACCACCGGCGCCCAGTACCACCTGGCGCACATCCTGGTCGGCCTGCCGGAAGGCGCCACCGCCGACCAGATCAAGACCGGGCAGGGCAAGATCGACGGGGTCAAGAGCCTGATCGACAAGGGCGAGATCGATTTCAGCGCCGCCGCGGTGCGCTATTCCGACAGCCCCAACGCACTGGAAGGCGGCGACCTCGGCTGGCGCAGCCTGGACGAGATCCCGAACGCCTTCGCGCAGCTGATCCGCGACATGAAGCCGGGCCAGGTCGCCGGCCCGCTGCGCGGCCCCAGCGGCTTCCAGCTGCTGAAGCTGGTCGAGATCCGCGATGCCTCGGCCAATCCGGAAAAGAAGACGGTCACCGAGTACCACGCCCGCCACATCCTGATCCGCGTCAACGAGGCGCAGCCGGACGCCGCCGCCAAGGCCAAGATCGAGACCCTGCGCGCGCGCATCGCCGGCGGCGCCGACTTCCAGGCCGTGGCCAAGGAGTCCTCCGACGACGCCAACAGCCGTGGCCAGGGCGGCGATCTGGGCTGGTTCCCGGCCGACGCGTTCGGCCCGGACTTCGGCCACCAGATCGAAGGCCTGAGCGACAACCAGATCTCGCCGCCGTTCCGCACCGAGGCCGGCTGGCACATCGTGCAGCGCGTGGCCACGCGCCAGACCGACGTGACCAGCGACAGCCAGCGCGCGCAGGTCCGCGAGACCATCGGCCGCCGCAAGCTGGAGGAGGAGTACAACCGCTTCCTGCAGGAAATGCGTGGCGAAGCCTATGTGAACCTGCGCGTCGGCGGCGCCGAAAACGCCGCCGCGCCTGCTGCCGACGCCACCGCGCCGGCGGCAACCCCGGCGGCGGCCGCCACCAAGCCGTAAAGCCGTGCTGCCCTCGCTCGCGCTGGTGCCGGGCGAGCCGGCCGGGATCGGCCCGGAACTGTGCGTGCGGCTGGCGCAACAGCCGCGCCGCGACTGCCAACTGCTGGCCTTCGCCGATCCCGACACCTTGCGCGCCGCGGCCGCGGCGCTGTCACTGCCGCTGCAGCTGCTGCCCGAATCCGCCCCCGCATTGGCGCCTGGCGACCTGCGCCTGCGCGCGGTCGGCAATGCCGTGCCCAGCCGTTTCGGCCATACCGAACCGGCCAATGCCGCCGCCGTGATCGGCGCGCTGACCCAGGCCGCCGACGCCTGTCTGCGCGGCGAACTGGCCGGTCTGGTCACCGGCCCGGTGCACAAGGCCGCGATCAACGACGGCGGCATCGCCTACACCGGCACCACCGAACTGCTCGCCCGCCACGCCGGGCGCGAAGTAGTGATGATGCTGGCCAACGACATCGTGCGCGTGGCCCTGGCCACCACCCACCTGCCGTTGCGCGCGGTTGCCGACGCACTGACGCCCGCGTTGCTGGAACGCTGCCTGCGCATCGTCCACGCCGCGCTGCGCAGCGAATTCGGCATTGCCGAGCCGGTCATCGCAGTGCTCGGACTGAATCCGCACGCCGGCGAAGACGGCCACCTGGGCCGCGAGGAAATCGAGGTGATGGCGCCGGTGCTGAACGCCTTGCGCGGCGAAGGCATGCGCCTGGTCGGCCCGCTGCCGGCCGACACCGCCTTCCTGCCGCAGAAACTGGCCGGCTTCGATACGGTGCTGGCGATGTACCACGACCAAGGCCTGCCGGTACTCAAGTACAGCGGCTTCGAGCAGGCGGTGAACCTGACCCTGGGCTTGCCCTACCCGCGCGTGGCGGTCGACCACGGCACCGCGCTGGAGCTGGCCGGGCGCGGCAGCGCCGACCCGTCCAGTCTGTTCGCCGCGGTCGCGCAATGCGCGCAGCTGGCCGCGCGCAGGGCGCTTGCATAGGACAGCGCGCGCCTTCCCGGCCCCAGCCCGCTAAGATGCACCGATGACGTTCTATTCCGGCTTCAGCGCCCCGGCCAAGAAATCGCTCGGCCAGCACTTCCTCAGCGACCGCCATTACATCGACAGCATCGTGCGTGCGGTCGATCCCAAGCCCGACGAGCTACTGGTCGAGATCGGCCCCGGCCAGGGCGCGATCACCTTCCCGCTGCTGCGCCGCCATGGCCGCCTGACCGTGATCGAATTCGACCGCGACCTGATCGCGCCGCTGACCGCCGCGGCGGCCGGCGTCGGCGAACTGACCATTCTCAACCGCGACGTGCTGTCGGTGGATTTCGCCGAACTGGCCGGGGCCGGCCGTATCCGCCTGGTCGGCAACCTGCCCTACAACATCTCCTCGCCGATCCTGTTCCATGCGCTGGACCATGCCGCGGCGATCGCCGACATGCACTTCATGCTGCAGAAGGAAGTGGTCGACCGCATGGCCGCGGGGCCGGGCAGCAAGGTCTACGGCCGGCTCAGCGTGATGCTGCAGGCGTACTGCGCGGTGACCGCGCTGTTCGTGGTGCCGCCGGGCGCGTTCCGGCCGCCGCCGAAAGTGGATTCGGCGGTGGTGCGGCTGGTGCCGCATGCGCCGCAGGACATCGGCATCGCCGATCGGCGGCGCTTCGCCGACGTGGTCCGCGCGGCCTTCGGGCAACGCCGCAAGACCTTGCGCAATGCGCTGGGCGGGGTCTGCGATGCGGCCCAGTTCGAGGCCGCCGGAGTACGCCCGGATGCCCGCGCCGAGCAGCTGGAGGTCGCCGATTTCGTGCGCCTGGCCAACGTGGCGCAGGCCTGAGTCCCGGGTCCGCGCGTCGCAGCGCGATCCGCATCGGCCCGCGCCAGGCGCGCGCCGACGCCGTGGACACGCACGGCGCGGCCGGCGACAGCACCGCACCCGCGCAGCGGCCGCAGCACGCGCTGCCTGCAGTGCGCGCGTGTAGACAGCTCGCAGTCCATTCCTGCGCCGGCTTTGCTTACACTGTGGGGCATGAACGATGACGCCCCCTATCGGATCGAGGTCGAAGTGTCGCCCCGGTTCCTCGACGACCAATCGGCGCCGGAGGACGGACGCTACGCGTTCGCCTACACCATCCGCATCCACAACCGCGGCCGCGTCGCCGCGCGGCTGATCGCCCGGCACTGGGAAATCACCGACGGCAACGGCCGCGTGGAGCGCGTGGACGGCGACGGCGTGGTCGGCGAACAGCCGCGGCTGCGTCCTGGCGAGGACTTCCGCTACACCTCCGGGCTGATGCTGGAAACCGAGCACGGCACGATGCGCGGCCACTACGACATGGAAGCCGATGACGGCACCCACTTCGTCGCGCCGGTCGCCCCGTTCGTGCTGGCCGTGCCGCGGACCCTGCACTGATGGCGCCCGCATGAGCGTGTGGGCCATCGGCGACCTGCAGGGTTGCTACGACATCACCCAGCGGCTGCTGGAGAAGATCCGCTTCGACCCGGCGGTGGACCGGCTGTGGTTCTGCGGCGACCTGGTCAACCGCGGCGGGCAGTCGCTGGAAACCCTGCGCCTGGTGCACGCGCTGCGCGCGCACAGCGTGGTGGTGCTGGGCAACCACGACCTGTCGCTGCTGGCGATCGGCGAACGCAGCCCGGACGAGCAGCGCAAGGTCAATCCGGACCTGCAGCGCATCGTGCTGGCCGAGGACCGCGACGAGCTGCTGACCTGGCTGCGCATGCAGAAACTGCTGCATGCCGACCGCGAACTGGGCTGGATGATGATCCATGCCGGGCTGGCGCCGAAGTGGACCACCACCCTAGCCGAGAAGCATGCGCGCGAGGTCGAGCAGCAGTTGCACGGCAGCGGCTACCGCAAGCTGTTCCGCAACATGTACGGCGACCGCCCGGCCTGGTCGCCGGCGCTGACCGGCTACGACCGCGCGCGCGCGATCATCAACCTGTTCACCCGCGCCCGCTATTGCACCCCGCGCGGACGCATCGCGATCGAGGAGAAGGGCGCGCCGGGCACCCAGGCGCAGGGCCTGTATCCGTGGTTCGAAGTGCCTGGCCGCGCCGAGCGCGACCTGAAGATCGTCTGCGGCCACTGGTCCACGCTGGGCCTGACCATCACCCAGGGCGTGCATGCGATCGACACCGGCGCGGTCTGGGGCGGCAAGCTCACCGCGCTGCGGCTGGACAGCGAAGACCTGCAGGTGGTGCAGGTGCCGGGGCGCCCGATCGAAGGGCCGCCACCGGTGCCGCGCGGGCGGCCGCCGCGGCGTCGCTCCGGCCCCGGACGCGGTGCTGGCGCTGGTGCGGCTGCGTCGCCGCCGCCCGATCAGGAATGACGATGGCTGGCGGCAGGCAATGCGCATGACTGCCAGGCACTTCCGATCCAGAGGCCGCCACTTGTAGGAGCGGCCTCAGCCGCGACCGGGCTTTATCGGTGAAGTCCGGTCGCGGTTGAAGCCGCTCCTACAACACGCCGCGCCGCCGGCGCGAATGCGCTACGGCGCGCTACGCTTGCGCCGGTAATCGACGAATTCGAACGCCAGCGCATGCTTGGCATCGGCCGCGTGCGCCTGCCGCGCCACGACCTCCCACTGCGCCGGATCGAACGCCGGAAAATGCGCATCGGCGCGCTCGACCAGGGTGTCCACATGGGTCAGATACAGCATCTCGGCGTGCGGCAAGGCCAGCGCGAAGATGTCGCCGCCGCCGATCACCGACAGCTCTTCGGCGCCGCTGGCCTGGGCCGCCTCGATCGCCGCCTGCAGCGAAGCGACCGCCTGCATGCCGTCGAACGGCACCTGCCCCGAGCGGGTCATCACCAGGTTCAGGCGGCCCGGCAGCGCGCGGCCCAGCGCCTGCGCGGTCTTGCGCCCCATCAGCACCGGCTTGCCCAGGGTCAGCGCCTTGAAGCGCTTCAGATCGTCTGGCAAGCGCCACGGCAGGTCGTTGTCGCGGCCGATGGCGTTGCCGCGATCGAGCGCGGCGATCAGGGTCAGCCTCGGCTCGCGAACCGAGACCTGGGATGCATCCACATCCGTCCCCGCCGCCGCCGCCTTTCCCGATTCCCGATTCCCCATTCCCGACTCCCCGCCGCTCACACCGCCACCGGCGCCTTGATCGCCGGATGCGGCGCGTAGCCCTCGATCGCGATGTCGTCGTAGGTGAACGCGAACAGGTCGCTGACCGCGGGATTCAGGCGCAGCGTCGGCAACGGCCGCGGCGTGCGCGCCAGCTGTTCGCGCGCCTGCGCGACGTGGTTCGAATACAGGTGCGCATCGCCCAGCGTGTGCACGAAATCGCCCACGCCCAGCCCGGTGGCCTGCGCCACCATGTGGGTCAGCAGCGCGTAGCTGGCGATGTTGAACGGCACGCCGAGGAAGATGTC
Protein-coding regions in this window:
- a CDS encoding peptidylprolyl isomerase — protein: MTNTLSAFLATLLAIAGVSAPAAAQQTQPLDRIAAVVDEDVVLQSELDRAVRNVKAQYAGREAQLPPDNVLQRQVLERLVLVKLQVARANSTGIRVGDDELNRAIGSIAQQNGTDVDGLRKKLAADGMAFDDFRNSVRDEITVQRLRQSFAQSRINVSESEVDAALAQQATTGAQYHLAHILVGLPEGATADQIKTGQGKIDGVKSLIDKGEIDFSAAAVRYSDSPNALEGGDLGWRSLDEIPNAFAQLIRDMKPGQVAGPLRGPSGFQLLKLVEIRDASANPEKKTVTEYHARHILIRVNEAQPDAAAKAKIETLRARIAGGADFQAVAKESSDDANSRGQGGDLGWFPADAFGPDFGHQIEGLSDNQISPPFRTEAGWHIVQRVATRQTDVTSDSQRAQVRETIGRRKLEEEYNRFLQEMRGEAYVNLRVGGAENAAAPAADATAPAATPAAAATKP
- the pdxA gene encoding 4-hydroxythreonine-4-phosphate dehydrogenase PdxA: MLPSLALVPGEPAGIGPELCVRLAQQPRRDCQLLAFADPDTLRAAAAALSLPLQLLPESAPALAPGDLRLRAVGNAVPSRFGHTEPANAAAVIGALTQAADACLRGELAGLVTGPVHKAAINDGGIAYTGTTELLARHAGREVVMMLANDIVRVALATTHLPLRAVADALTPALLERCLRIVHAALRSEFGIAEPVIAVLGLNPHAGEDGHLGREEIEVMAPVLNALRGEGMRLVGPLPADTAFLPQKLAGFDTVLAMYHDQGLPVLKYSGFEQAVNLTLGLPYPRVAVDHGTALELAGRGSADPSSLFAAVAQCAQLAARRALA
- the rsmA gene encoding 16S rRNA (adenine(1518)-N(6)/adenine(1519)-N(6))-dimethyltransferase RsmA → MTFYSGFSAPAKKSLGQHFLSDRHYIDSIVRAVDPKPDELLVEIGPGQGAITFPLLRRHGRLTVIEFDRDLIAPLTAAAAGVGELTILNRDVLSVDFAELAGAGRIRLVGNLPYNISSPILFHALDHAAAIADMHFMLQKEVVDRMAAGPGSKVYGRLSVMLQAYCAVTALFVVPPGAFRPPPKVDSAVVRLVPHAPQDIGIADRRRFADVVRAAFGQRRKTLRNALGGVCDAAQFEAAGVRPDARAEQLEVADFVRLANVAQA
- the apaG gene encoding Co2+/Mg2+ efflux protein ApaG; its protein translation is MNDDAPYRIEVEVSPRFLDDQSAPEDGRYAFAYTIRIHNRGRVAARLIARHWEITDGNGRVERVDGDGVVGEQPRLRPGEDFRYTSGLMLETEHGTMRGHYDMEADDGTHFVAPVAPFVLAVPRTLH
- a CDS encoding symmetrical bis(5'-nucleosyl)-tetraphosphatase, with the translated sequence MSVWAIGDLQGCYDITQRLLEKIRFDPAVDRLWFCGDLVNRGGQSLETLRLVHALRAHSVVVLGNHDLSLLAIGERSPDEQRKVNPDLQRIVLAEDRDELLTWLRMQKLLHADRELGWMMIHAGLAPKWTTTLAEKHAREVEQQLHGSGYRKLFRNMYGDRPAWSPALTGYDRARAIINLFTRARYCTPRGRIAIEEKGAPGTQAQGLYPWFEVPGRAERDLKIVCGHWSTLGLTITQGVHAIDTGAVWGGKLTALRLDSEDLQVVQVPGRPIEGPPPVPRGRPPRRRSGPGRGAGAGAAASPPPDQE
- a CDS encoding dihydrofolate reductase, with protein sequence MTLIAALDRGNAIGRDNDLPWRLPDDLKRFKALTLGKPVLMGRKTAQALGRALPGRLNLVMTRSGQVPFDGMQAVASLQAAIEAAQASGAEELSVIGGGDIFALALPHAEMLYLTHVDTLVERADAHFPAFDPAQWEVVARQAHAADAKHALAFEFVDYRRKRSAP